CAATCATCTAAGCTTCCTCATCTTTATACATATCAAATGAGATATCCGTATAAACACCAGATCCATTCCACGAATTTGTGTCTCTAAACATAAATTATAGGAACTCTTTTTTGGTACAAACAATGTATATTCTTGAATGTCTAAAGAATCTCAGTACAGAgaattgtaattttatatttttgacagaaatgGATGAATgcaatatgtatattaattattaatcagttgacaatttctattattattttcttttgctacAAACTTGTTTTTAATTCTCCACgtgattttaaaaaacattatatagaCCACTTGCCTTGATACATTCTGTCAAAACAGTAATACAAAATTATCAGGAAAGCTTCAAGTTATAGATAATATTTTCCCACTATcggcaagaaaaaaaaatacaattgcCCCCTAGGTCGTCAACATGAAACAAGACGAACAATATATGGCATGAAACATGAAACAGATGAAACATTTAATTTGTGGCATATTTCTTTGGCACGTAATTTCACAGCAACAtgctatattttattataagattCTATTATGtaagaagtattttttttttttttaaagtatcaTTTTCTTACTAAAATAGATTTTTGAGGTTTGAAGTTGTCTAACACCATTTCGGTTTCTGAGATTTGAAGTTCACAATCCGCATAGAATCAATCAAGGTCAATCTCTTATGTTACATATTGTAAGGACCTAATCCAAAATTTGGAACACTAAAAAAAATGGCAATATCTGTCCAAGATATATATCTTCGAAGAGTATATCTTGTTGGCCATGGCAGCTACTTTGTTGGTGAAGTCTCTTGATTTAAACATGTTATTATTAACATATAGATGTGCCTTGTTTATTGCTCAAACTGATATAAGAGAGACAAATTATAATCAATCGTTATATACCGTGGTCCGTGGAAAGGAGGTCGAAGATGGTCTCCACGTCCAAATCTCTATTTaatttctttgctttgtgaATCGTGATTGCTTTCTTCTTCGGGTATTGGTTTCGTTCTCTATTCCCTCTTGTGTTTAAATGATTTCTCTCAGAGACGACGACAAACTAAAGCTtataaatcattttattttcattaataatataGTCAACACAATGGAAccatgagaagaaaaaaaatctctaattcAATACCTTTTCTTATCCAACGGGGTAGAGAACTTGTAAACACGCCTTGAACTGTCGATCACCTCATCATGATGCTGCGCATGAATcaattcaatttgtttatattcgTCAACGACAATTTACTTATATCTTACAATCATTCTGACTTACTAAAACACAAATTGCACATAATCTATAGAGTTTTATATTTCCTCCCCCTCCGTaatccttattttttttgtccactACAAGATTTATTCAATGGTCTACAATTTTATTGTGGAAACTAAAAACTGTGAATGTCATCTAGAAATGTAACGACACAGATGGTCATTATcagattttcaaatttgtttaatcaagccacagaaaaaaaaaactgtttagaTAAAATAGTTATGACATCAGTTATTGAAATTATTATCGAAAATCATAAAATAACTTTGATTTTGTAGATAATTAGTAGTAGTATTGTATAAAAGAAATCCGAATAtcctatattatttttatacgaCAAAAAATCCAATCATTATCACTTTATCGTCATCATTAAATATACTAACTACTGTAAGTTTTATTAGTAAGAGAAAAAAACGAGTAATTATAAGAGAGTCTGGTTAGTAGTATCAACGAGAGAATCTTTTGGACTCgatcaaaaatctcaaaacgtTGAAGTCAAAAATCTCTTACATAACTTCTCAGATTCGTTTAGTTTCGTTGTTTTTTTTCGCTTCTTCAAGTTGTGTCTCGATCCAAAATGGGCGAGACCGGTAGACACAAATGGTTCTCTTTTCACCACCACCGTTCAGCCTCCGCCACATCTATGCCTCAGCAAAACAACAACCCTGGCGAAACCCCAACGGAGTTCCTCTGTCCCATCACCGGGTTTTTAATGTCGGATCCCGTAGTCGTCGCTTCGGGTCAAACCTTCGAGCGTGTCTCCGTCCAAGTTTGCCGTAACCTCGGGTTTGCTCCGAAGCTTCACGACGGTACTCAACCCGATTTATCAACCGTAATCCCAAACCTCGCCATGAGATCAACGATTCTCAGCTACTGCGATAGAAACAAAATGGACCACCCTCGTCCTCCTGATTACGCTTACGTCGAAGGTGTTGTTCGTACCCGTATGGATACGGTTTCGGGTTCGGGTCCGGGTCATCGGATCTCTAAATCGGAAATTTTACCACCGCTGGCTTCGAATTCGAATTCGGATTATGATTCTGTGATGGGAGCGATTCGATCTCGTTCAAGAAACGCAGTATCTTCAAGCAATTCTCTTCCATTTCACCAAACCCGACCCGTTAATCACTCGACGACCCGGAATCCTACCTCGTTTTCTTCATCGGATTACTCATCGTTTCCTCCGATGTcaccggaagaagaagagatctacaacaaatTAAGCAGTGTAGACACGATCGATCACGAGCAAGGTCTGATTCAGCTAAGGAAGACGACGAGATCAAACGAGAGCACGAGAATCTCGCTCTGTACTGATCGGATCCTCTCGTTACTCCGATCTTTGATAGTTTCACGGTACAACGTCGTGCAGACGAACGCCGCCGCGTCGTTGGTCAacctctcgttggagaaacctAACAAATTGAAAATCGTACGGTCAGGGTTCGTTCCTTTGCTGATCGATGTTTTGAAATCGGGATCGACGGAGGCGCAAGAGCATGTGATCGGTGCTTTGTTTAGTTTAGCTGTTGAGGAAGAGAACAAGATGGTGATTGGAGTTCTCGGTGCGGTTGAGCCGCTTCTTCACGCGCTTCGATCGTCGGAGAGTGAGAGAGCGCGTCAGGATGCTGCGCTCGCGCTTTATCATCTGTCGTTGATTCCGAATAACCGGAATAGGTTGGTTAAAGCCGGTGCGGTGCCGGTTATGTTGTCTATGATCAGAAACGGTGAATCGGCGAGTAGGATACTTTTGTTGCTATGTAACATAGCGGCTTGTCCGGAAGGGAAAGGAGCTATGCTTGACGGGAATGCGGTGGCGATATTGGTCGGGAAACTGCGAGAAAGTGGTGGGGGAGGAGTTGAGGCAGAGGTGGCGGCGGCGCGTGAGAATTGCGTGGGGGCTTTGTTGACGTTGAGTGTTGGGAATATGAGGTTTAGAGGATTGGCGAGTGAGGTGGGATTGGAGGAGGTTTTGACGGAGATTGTGGAAAGCGAGAGCGGAAGCGGGAGGTTGAAGGAGAAGGCGGCGAAGATTCTGCAGACAATGAGAGGCGGAGATAGGGAGTTTGGTGAAGGTGCGGAGGCGCGTGAGTGGAACAAGATGTTGGAAGCGAGTGGGCTAAGCCGGTCTCAGTTTCAACAAGGAGGGCAAAAAGGGGGTTTCGCTTATTCGTCTCAATTTTAGctctatattatttattttattttattttcttgttggtaaaaagtaaaaacaatttctcaaagtttctttttgttttttttttcactctttgtaatgtttttttttctttttctagtgACTATAATTTTGGGAgtgaatttgtatttttagtcTTCTTTGACTTGTCTTTTCTAATGAATCGacaaaaatttacaatgttTGTATTAGAGTTACTCGTGTTTCATGGGTGACTTGTGTGAGGTcgttgacaaacaaaaagtcCTCTCAAGAAGGGGGGTGGTGTGTATATTGTCAATTATGTGTCCCATCTCAAAactatgtacatatatattatttttttgggaaaaatctcaaaactatttatttatctgtaaaaaaaaatgaagtgtttattgatattagaaaaaaaatgtaaaatgtaagATTTGGAACGAAGATTTAGTTGTTGGTCATAGAATTATATGGTCAACGTTACAAGTTAGAATAATCTACAATCGTTCATTTGTTTTCCCTGAAGTCATGTGATCCAGTCACCACCATGCGATTCGTCATGCGAACACGTCATACCGACACAAACCATACATTCcctatttatataattatatgtttacgAGAATAGCTGAGCTTGTGATACATTCTATTCTACACCTAAATGCTAAAAGgataaaattgaaaagaaaagaaaatgttataaaaattgGAAACCATGGTGCATGATGTACAAGTTTCTATCGACCAATCTTGAATGATTAACTTAAACCATTCATGACTTCTTTTTATAAACCTTTCTATTGATGGTGNCGATCACGAGCAAGGTCTGATTCAGCTAAGGAAGACGACGAGATCAAACGAGAGCACGAGAATCTCGCTCTGTACTGATCGGATCCTCTCGTTACTCCGATCTTTGATAGTTTCACGGTACAACGTCGTGCAGACGAACGCCGCCGCGTCGTTGGTCAacctctcgttggagaaacctAACAAATTGAAAATCGTACGGTCAGGGTTCGTTCCTTTGCTGATCGATGTTTTGAAATCGGGATCGACGGAGGCGCAAGAGCATGTGATCGGTGCTTTGTTTAGTTTAGCTGTTGAGGAAGAGAACAAGATGGTGATTGGAGTTCTCGGTGCGGTTGAGCCGCTTCTTCACGCGCTTCGATCGTCGGAGAGTGAGAGAGCGCGTCAGGATGCTGCGCTCGCGCTTTATCATCTGTCGTTGATTCCGAATAACCGGAATAGGTTGGTTAAAGCCGGTGCGGTGCCGGTTATGTTGTCTATGATCAGAAACGGTGAATCGGCGAGTAGGATACTTTTGTTGCTATGTAACATAGCGGCTTGTCCGGAAGGGAAAGGAGCTATGCTTGACGGGAATGCGGTGGCGATATTGGTCGGGAAACTGCGAGAAAGTGGTGGGGGAGGAGTTGAGGCAGAGGTGGCGGCGGCGCGTGAGAATTGCGTGGGGGCTTTGTTGACGTTGAGTGTTGGGAATATGAGGTTTAGAGGATTGGCGAGTGAGGTGGGATTGGAGGAGGTTTTGACGGAGATTGTGGAAAGCGAGAGCGGAAGCGGGAGGTTGAAGGAGAAGGCGGCGAAGATTCTGCAGACAATGAGAGGCGGAGATAGGGAGTTTGGTGAAGGTGCGGAGGCGCGTGAGTGGAACAAGATGTTGGAAGCGAGTGGGCTAAGCCGGTCTCAGTTTCAACAAGGAGGGCAAAAAGGGGGTTTCGCTTATTCGTCTCAATTTTAGctctatattatttattttattttattttcttgttggtaaaaagtaaaaacaatttctcaaagtttctttttgttttttttttcactctttgtaatgtttttttttctttttctagtgACTATAATTTTGGGAgtgaatttgtatttttagtcTTCTTTGACTTGTCTTTTCTAATGAATCGacaaaaatttacaatgttTGTATTAGAGTTACTCGTGTTTCATGGGTGACTTGTGTGAGGTcgttgacaaacaaaaagtcCTCTCAAGAAGGGGGGTGGTGTGTATATTGTCAATTATGTGTCCCATCTCAAAactatgtacatatatattatttttttgggaaaaatctcaaaactatttatttatctgtaaaaaaaaatgaagtgtttattgatattagaaaaaaaatgtaaaatgtaagATTTGGAACGAAGATTTAGTTGTTGGTCATAGAATTATATGGTCAACGTTACAAGTTAGAATAATCTACAATCGTTCATTTGTTTTCCCTGAAGTCATGTGATCCAGTCACCACCATGCGATTCGTCATGCGAACACGTCATACCGACACAAACCATAC
The Camelina sativa cultivar DH55 chromosome 6, Cs, whole genome shotgun sequence genome window above contains:
- the LOC104790989 gene encoding U-box domain-containing protein 39-like isoform X2 gives rise to the protein MGETGRHKWFSFHHHRSASATSMPQQNNNPGETPTEFLCPITGFLMSDPVVVASGQTFERVSVQVCRNLGFAPKLHDGTQPDLSTVIPNLAMRSTILSYCDRNKMDHPRPPDYAYVEGVVRTRMDTVSGSGPGHRISKSEILPPLASNSNSDYDSVMGAIRSRSRNAVSSSNSLPFHQTRPVNHSTTRNPTSFSSSDYSSFPPMSPEEEEIYNKLSSVDTIDHEQGLIQLRKTTRSNESTRISLCTDRILSLLRSLIVSRYNVVQTNAAASLVNLSLEKPNKLKIVRSGFVPLLIDVLKSGSTEAQEHVIGALFSLAVEEENKMVIGVLGAVEPLLHALRSSESERARQDAALALYHLSLIPNNRNRLVKAGAVPVMLSMIRNGESASRILLLLCNIAACPEGKGAMLDGNAVAILVGKLRESGGGGVEAEVAAARENCVGALLTLSVGNMRFRGLASEVGLEEVLTEIVESESGSGRLKEKAAKILQTMRGGDREFGEGAEAREWNKMLEASGLSRSQFQQGGQKGGFAYSSQF
- the LOC104790989 gene encoding U-box domain-containing protein 39-like isoform X1; translation: MGETGRHKWFSFHHHRSASATSMPQQNNNPGETPTEFLCPITGFLMSDPVVVASGQTFERVSVQVCRNLGFAPKLHDGTQPDLSTVIPNLAMRSTILSYCDRNKMDHPRPPDYAYVEGVVRTRMDTVSGSGPGHRISKSEILPPLASNSNSDYDSVMGAIRSRSRNAVSSSNSLPFHQTRPVNHSTTRNPTSFSSSDYSSFPPMSPEEEEIYNKLSSVDTIDHEQGLIQLRKTTRSNESTRISLCTDRILSLLRSLIVSRYNVVQTNAAASLVNLSLEKPNKLKIVRSGFVPLLIDVLKSGSTEAQEHVIGALFSLAVEEENKMVIGVLGAVEPLLHALRSSESERARQDAALALYHLSLIPNNRNRLVKAGAVPVMLSMIRNGESASRILLLLCNIAACPEGKGAMLDGNAVAILVGKLRESGGGGVEAEVAAARENCVGALLTLSVGNMRFRGLASEVGLEEVLTEIVESESGSGRLKEKAAKILQTMRGGDREFGEGAEAREWNKMLEASGLSRSQFQQGGQKGGFAYSSQF